A genome region from candidate division KSB1 bacterium includes the following:
- the rarD gene encoding EamA family transporter RarD gives MKGTVYGIAAYTLWGLFPMYWKLLDQVSPIEILGHRIVWSFVLLLILLRLLKYTIIPPQFKQNPKTLRVSFLASVLLAGNWLTFIFAVTSGYIVEASLGYFINPLFSIILGMLFLHERPRSGQWFAIALAIAGVLYLTFMYGSFPWIALTLTFTFGVYGLLRKTMALNSLQGLFVETGLLSLPAVLLLLFLESKSILQFGQASLSTHLLLITAGVVTATPLLLFAGSARRVPLTHLGFLQYLAPTLQFLLGIFLYHEPFSQERLTGFSLIWLAILVYMLEGARSRQRRKQSADANCYE, from the coding sequence ATGAAAGGCACCGTTTACGGGATTGCAGCATATACACTCTGGGGCCTGTTTCCGATGTACTGGAAGCTTTTGGACCAGGTGTCTCCCATTGAAATTCTGGGACACCGTATCGTTTGGTCGTTTGTATTATTGCTGATCCTTTTACGGCTCCTCAAATATACCATCATACCTCCACAATTCAAACAAAATCCCAAAACTCTCAGGGTATCCTTCCTTGCCTCTGTTTTACTGGCTGGCAATTGGCTGACCTTTATTTTTGCCGTCACTTCAGGATATATTGTAGAGGCCAGTCTCGGATATTTTATTAATCCCCTGTTCAGCATCATTTTGGGGATGCTGTTTTTACATGAACGCCCCAGAAGCGGACAATGGTTTGCTATTGCTTTGGCCATCGCGGGTGTCCTCTATCTGACATTCATGTACGGCTCGTTTCCCTGGATTGCCCTGACTCTGACTTTTACATTTGGTGTGTATGGACTGCTGCGGAAAACCATGGCTCTAAATTCCCTGCAGGGTTTGTTCGTTGAAACCGGACTCTTGAGTCTGCCGGCTGTCCTGCTACTGCTGTTTCTGGAGTCTAAAAGTATTCTTCAGTTCGGGCAAGCTTCGCTGTCGACGCATCTTTTACTGATCACAGCAGGTGTCGTGACAGCCACGCCCCTGTTGTTGTTTGCCGGATCCGCACGGCGTGTCCCCTTGACCCACCTGGGCTTTCTACAGTATCTGGCTCCCACTTTGCAGTTCCTGTTGGGTATTTTTCTTTATCACGAACCGTTTTCACAGGAACGTTTGACAGGTTTCAGTCTGATCTGGCTGGCCATACTCGTGTATATGTTAGAAGGAGCCCGGAGCCGACAGCGCCGCAAACAATCAGCAGATGCTAATTGTTATGAATAA